GGTACAATATCTAGCAGATCATTGCTTCGATGACAAAGTAGAAGAGTTGATGATTATCCGTAATGGCTACGTCATCTATCAGGGCGATAGCATTGATAAGGTGCATAATATCTGGTCGTGTTCTAAATCATTTACAAGCACCGCGCTAGGTTTAATGATTGAAGACGGCTTATGCCAGCTTGATGATAAAGCCGCTACTCACGAACCCCTGCTTACTGAACTATACCCTGAAGTAACACTCCGACAATTCGCCACCATGACTTCCGGTTACAACGCCGTAGGTGACACTCGCTGGGAAGGCGACAGCAGCGCCGACTGGTCGTGGACACCTTACCAACCGGGTGAGCCGAATTTTGCTCCCGGTACGGCATATGCCTACTGGGATGAAGCCATGATGATGAAGGGACGAACACTAACTCAAATCCTCCAGAGTGATCTACACGAATACCTAACCCAAAACCTAACCGAACCCATTGGGATGGGCAAGTGGTCGTGGGGACAGGAGGGTGAACTAAATGGCATTCCTATCCGGAACGGTTGCACCAACGTACATGTATCGGCTCGTCAACTCGCTCGCGTTGGTCATCTGTTTCTGAATAAAGGTAATTGGAACGGCCAACAAGTCGTGCCAGAAGAGTGGGCTATGGCGGCTATTCAAACCCAAGTACCCGCCAGCATTCCGGTGGCTGATACGGATCGGAAGAGTGCCAACGGCAGTGGTTCCTACGGCTACAACTGGTGGACGAATGGAATGACTGACGAAGGACGATTCATGCCAGATTCTCCCGAAGGCACCGCCTACATGAGCGGCTTAAATCATAATGTTTGCTTTGTTATTCCTGAATGGGATATGGTGTACGTCCGTATGGGTGTCGATGGCAATCCTCCTGAAGGGAAACATGTGATACACAATGAATTTATTAAACGATTAGAGCAAGCCTTCCTTTAGTAATGCCTACCACCTTACAACAGCTACTACAAAATGTTCCTCCTGCACCTAAAGAAAGCTTACTGCCAGAGATTCGGCAGAAACTTTCTTCTATGCAACAAACGATTGTGGTGTTAGATGATGATCCCACTGGCACCCAAACGGTGTACGATGTTCCCGTACTCACCGAGTGGTCTACCGAGGTAATTGAAGCTGAGTTTCGGCAGGCTACGCCACTATTTTTTATTCTGACCAATTCGCGTAGTCTTCCTATCCGAAAGGCCAATCAGTTGGCGGCTACTATTGGTCAAAACTTGAATAAAGCTGCTCAGAAAGCCGGACGAAACTTTTTCGTCATCAGCCGTAGCGATTCCACATTACGAGGACACTACCCTAACGAAGTAAATGCCTTGTTAGTCGGGATGCAGCAAACAGAAGCAATCCGAATTTTAATTCCCGCCTTTCTAGAGGGAGGACGCTATACGATCAATGATACGCACTACGTGCAAGAAGGCAATGATCTGATCCCCGTAGGCAAAACGCCCTTCGCTCAGGATAAATCTTTCGGATTTTCCGCTTCCAACCTGAAAGATTGGATAGAGGAAAAAACCGAAGGAGGGGTAAAAGCTAAAGACGTAGTTTCATTAAGCTTAAGTGATCTTCGCCAAAAAGGGGCGGGCTACGCTACTGAAACCCTAAATGCTGCTGCTTCCAACGCTACCTGCATCGTCAACGCTGTCCATAGGTTCGACTTGGAGATTTTTGCTTTAGGCTTACTGAATGCTGATGTTCCGGTAATTTGTCGTACGGCGGCTTCTATTGTCCCGGTGCTGGCGGGGTTGGCTCCTAAACCATTACTCACGTGCGATCAGCTTTTACCCCAAGGTTCCGCTAACGGTGGGTTAATTGTAGTAGGCTCCTACGTTCCTAAATCTACTGCCCAACTGGAACATTTGCTGGAACACGCTTCAGTTCAACCGATCAAATTAGACGTAAACCAAATTCTAGAACATTCCGACCCAGAAGATTTTGCTCAGCAGGCGGCGCAGCAAATAGACCAGCTTCTTACTGATCAGCAAGATACCGTAGTCTATACTAGCCGCGATTTAGTTTCGGGGCAGGATAAAGAAGAAAATCTAAAAATCGGGCAGCGGGTTTCGTCTTTTTTGACCAATGTTATTAAACAGATTAGTATTAAGCCCCGCTACATTCTCGCCAAGGGTGGAATTACTTCCAGTGATACGGCTACGAAGGGACTAGGAGTAAAAAAAGCCAATGTACTCGGGCAGATTCTCCCGGGAGTTCCGGTCTGGAAATTAGGTGAGGAAAGTAAATTTCCCGAACTCACGTATATCGTATTTCCGGGTAACGTGGGCGAAGCTGATTCTATTACTAAAGTGATTAACCAACTAAAAACGAACTAATGGCCAGACGTTACTGGATGGTGGTCGGCACCTTTTTACTGACCCTGCTGCTGTACATCGACCGAATTTGTATTTCGGTAGCCAAGGAACCTATCGTGCAAGACCTCAACCTGAGCGATGAGCAGATGGGCTGGGTACTATCAGTCTTTGCATTGGGCTACGCGCTATTTCAGACTCCGGCAGGCATCTTAGCTGATCGCCTCGGCCCTCGGCGGGTGCTTACCGCCGTGGTGACCTTCTGGTCGCTGTTCACCGCACTGACCGGAGCCGCCTGGAATTTTACATCCATGCTGGTAGTTCGCTTGTTGTTTGGAGCCGGTGAGGCGGGAGCCTTTCCGGGCATATCTCGTGCCGTGTTCTCCTGGATTCCCTTGCAAGAACGGGGCTTGGTTACGGGTATTAATTTCTCTGGCTCTAGGTTAGGAGCGGCGTTTGCACTGCCATTTGTCGCTTGGCTCATTCTCACGCTGGGCTGGAGAATGAGTTTTGTAGTATTAGGAGCTATTGGAGTAGTATGGGCCGTGGTATGGTACCTGATTTTCCGCGATGATCCCACCGAACATTCCGGCTTATCGGTGACTGAACAGGATTTTATTCGAGCCAATCGGCAGCAGGTTGACCCGGCGGTAGCTAAAGAACCGCTCAGGGCGGGTAGCCTAATTGGCTCTAAGAATATGTGGTTGGCAATGGGACAGTACTTTTGTAGTAACTTCACCTTTTTCTTCTGCCTCACTTGGCTATTCCCCCATCTGAAAGAAAAATACGCCCTAGAAACGCTGGAAGCCGGATTTTATGCCTCAGCCCCTTTAGTACTCGGAGCACTGGGTAACTGGTTCGGGGGTTGGTGGATTGACCGTATTTACCGTCAGGGAAACTGGACACTCTCCCGCCGTCTACCTGCCGTCGTCGGCTTTGGATTGGCCGCTATCGGCTTAGTCGTGAGCGTATACATGCAAACCCCGCTCACGGCAATTATCTTTCTGAGTATCGCCATCTTCGGAGCCGATATGACCCTTAGCCCGTCCTGGTCGTTTGCGGTGGATATTGGGCGGCAGCACGCCGGAGCGGTATCGGGTACCATGAATATGGCCGGGAATATTGGAGCGTTTATTACGGCTCTGGCTTTTCCCTACATGCAATCGTGGACGGGTTCGGAAGTTCCCTTTTTCTTTGTAGGGGCTGGGCTAAATGTTGTGGCTATCTTCTTGTGGCTATTTATGCAACCGGATAAACAACTGGAAGAGTACTGATTAGTGAACACTTTTTCACATTTACGATGAGTTTATTAGAACACATAATCAGTCGGTGAGCAAGCTATTAGAGCATGTTTAAATTTTATCCTTTGGGTTGCAAATTCATCTTTAATCGCTGCACTTCACCAATTTTATCGGCCATAGCTTAGGCTATTCCCTCAAAAATTGACTCGTTCAGCAACCAAATCTTGAATTTTCGCCATCAAAAACAAAACTTAAACATGCTCGTATCTACAGTAGAGGTAGCGCCTACTCTGCCCATGAACCAGCCAACTGGGCAAAACACCCTTTGATGTAGGAGAAAAAGAGGGGCACGCAGACTGTTCACCTACGCACAACTTCTGTACGAAATCGAACATCGGTCGAAATGCATACTATTGTAGCGATCTGATATTCAGCATATTGAGGTTGGGTATATTTTTTGAAATAAAGAAGTGAACCTACTAATCACTACCTGCTATGCTCAAAAATCTGCTCAAAGTTGCTCTTCGTAATATTGGTAAAGACCGCATTTACAGCTTGCTCAACATCCTCGGGCTAACGCTGGGGATTACGTGCAGCCTCTTCCTGTTTTTGTATCTGCTTAATGAACTGAGCTACGATAAGTTCCACACCAAGAAAGATCGGATTTACCGGGTAGTAACCCATTTTACCGAAACCGATAATCAGTTTACCTGGCCTTCGGCTCAGCTACCGCTGGCGCAAGAGTTAGAAGAAAAATATTCGCAGATTGAGCACGCCGTTCGTTTTATTGGCGCGGGACGAGAACTGTTTGAGAACCCCGAGCGGGACATGCGCTTTTACGAAGAAGATTTTCAATACGTGGATTCTACCGTTTTTGAGGTGTTTGATTTTCCGCTACTGTCGGGCGACCCGGCTACTGCGCTATTGAAACCTAACACAGCGGTGCTCACTCAGGAAACAGCCCAGAAGTACTTCGGCAGCGCCGAACCAATTGGACAGACCCTTAAAAACGGAGATGATATTTACGAGATCACTGGACTCGTGGAAGACGTTCCTGAGAACTCAAGTATAGAGTTTGATGCCCTACTTTCGCGGGCTACCCTGCCCGATGAAATAGGTGGCTGGGGAGGTTGGGGTCGTCCCACGTACCTACTGATGAAAGAAGGTAGTAGTATCCAGGATGGTGAGGAAGCTTTGGCGAGTGTCAATAAGGAGCGGGTTGTTCCTATTTTTGAGAATTACGGAGTGACGATTGATTACTGGCTGCAACCACTGGCCGATATCCATCTCAAATCAGATTTTGGCGAAGGAGAAACGGGAGCGGGCGATATTGCCTACATCTACATATTTGGCGCAGTTGCCTTTTTTATCCTCATCATTGCCAGTATCAATTACATGAACCTAGCAACGGCTCGGGCTACCCGCCGAGCCAAAGAAGTAGGCGTTCGCAAAACGATGGGTTCGTTCCGTGGTCAGCTCATTAGTCAATTTCTGACCGAGTCTACTTTGCTGACGTTTATTGCGCTGGCTATTAGTTTACTTTTAGTGGCTGTGTTGCTGTCGCCTTTTAATAATCTAGCGGGTACTGAGATTGCGCTTTCTTTTCTGTTTCAACCTCAAATTATTATAGGCTTTATTCTGATCGCTTTGCTAGTCGGAATTGCCGGAGGCAGCTACCCAGCTTTTTATCTTTCTAAGTTTAATCCGGCTCTAGTGCTTAAAGGAAATGCCACCCGAGGCACAGGCAACGCGATGTTACGAAAAGTGCTGGTAGTAGTGCAGTTTGCTATTTCCATCGCCATGCTCATCTGTACCTGGATTGTTTACGATCAGCTTCAATATTTGCGAGATAAAGACTTAGGCTTCAATCAAGAGCAAGTACTTATTGTTACTATGCCAGATTCAACGATTCGGGCGAACTACGAAGTGCTGCAAAATCGACTCAGGGAAAGTGCCCAAGTGCTTGAAGTATCAACTTCTTCCTCCCGACCTGGAACCGGGTACTCGAAAAATCTGATGTTAGTAGAAGGTAACGATGGTAGTGTAGTGGATGGCGGGGTTGGAGTGAACCAGTACCGGGCGCACTACGATTACGTAGAAACGATGGGAATTGACATTTTGCAAGGACGAAGCTTTTCGCGAGAATATACTACCGATACCGCTGCGGTGCTCGTCAATGAATCAATGGTGGCTCGGATGCAGTGGGATGATCCGATTGGTAAAGAGCTTTCCTTTATGGGCGATGAAGATAATCCTGGTCCGACGTACTCAGTAATCGGAGTCTTTAAAGATTATCATCAGGAATCGCTGTATAATTCAATTGAGCCACTGGCTGTTCTTTTCGGTGATCCTAACTTCTTTCTCAACATCAAAGTAGCCCCCAATAGGGTTAACGAAACCCTCGCCTATATTGAAGATACCTGGACGGAAGTAAACGCAGGTAAGCCTTTCTCCTACGAGTTTCTGGACGAGGAATTTATGTCGCAGTACGAAACTGACCAGAAGCGGGGTAAAATATTTACGTTATTCTCAGCATTCACCGTCATCATTGCTTGCTTAGGCTTACTAGGACTAGCCGCCTACACCACCGAGCAACGAGCGAAAGAAATTGGCATTCGCAAGGTAATCGGGGCTACCATTCCCAACATTGTCGGGCTGATTTACAAGGACTTTTTTATCCTGATTGCCCTGGCTATGCTTGTCGCCTTTCCGCTGGCGTACTGGTTTATGAGTGATTGGCTACAGACATTCGCCTATCAGACCGACATCAAATGGCTCACATTTGTGGCCTCAGCTTTGCTCACGCTGATCGTCACCCTGGGAGCCATCAGCTTTCATACATTACGAGCTGCCACCGCGAACCCGGTGAAGTCTTTGAGGAGCGAATAATTTTTAATGATGAATGAGTAGTGAATAATGATTAATAACTGATCTTATCTACTACTCATTTACGCGACAAGCGCAGTCATTATTCATTAATCACCATTCATCAATCATCATGATAAAGAACTATCTATCCATCGCCCTGCGGAATTTTCGTAAACAGAAAACGTTTACGCTGCTCAACGTGGGTGGCCTAGCCATTGCCTTGACAGCAGCTACGCTAGCGTTAGCATTTATCCAGCATGAGCTTAGCTACGACCAGTGGCTTACTAACAAAGAGAATATCTATCGGGTATACCGAGAGTGGGACCCGGGGCGAGGCACGTTGTATACTCCTCATGTACTATCAGAAACATTACGAGAGGAATTTCCGGAAATCGTTAGTGCGGTTCCGGTTACTGAAGGGAACGACCTACTGGTGAGTACCGAAGAAAAGCCCGAGGACGGAATATACGTTGAGACAATGGCCTTAGCTGATAGCACCTTTCTTAAGGTATTACCTTTCCCTCTGAAGTACGGTAATCCTGAGAATGCTTTAGAGAACAATCATTCTATGTTGATCAGCGAGTCGCTAGCCAAACAATTCTACGGCGATGAGAATCCGGTGGGAAAAGTACTGCGGTTCAATGATCAAGATGATTACCTGATTACGGGTGTTATGGCGAAATTTCCCGGAAATACTCACTTTGATGTAGATTTGGTAGGGCGCGATACTACTTATTTTTATAAATCGTGGACAGGTAATAATCCGGCTACCTATGTCTCGCTACATCCTAAGACCGACGTTGCTCAATTAGAGAAAAAAATAACCGCAGCCATTAATCCCCGACTTAAGAAAGAATTGGAAAATATGGGTTCGGTCTGGGAGAAATTTCCCGAATGGAAACTACAGCCCGTTAGCGATGCTCACCTGAATGCTACTGCTCAACTAAGCGGCCCCTTCGCCATCGAATCCGGCGGTATCCGACGGGTATACATCATTGGGATTGTTGGGCTATTGGTACTGATAGTGGCGAGTATCAATTATATGAATCTAACCACGGCTCAGGCAACTCGTCGGGCTCGCGAAGTGGGGGTTCGTAAAGTGAACGGAGCCTCTCGCCAGCAACTGATTTTTCAATTCTTGTCTGAAGCGGTTCTCCAGTGCTTGGTAGCCCTGCCCATTGCCATCTTCTTGGCCGAGCTGGCCTTACCCGCTTTTGAACAAATCACCAATCGGGATCTTTCCTTAGGTTTGGCGGAATTGAGTTTCATTATTCCGCTGTTACTTGGCTTAGTATTATTGTTAGGAGTACTGTCCGGCAGCTATCCGGCGTTCTTTCTAGCCGCTTATCGTCCTACCGAAGTACTAAAAGGTAAATGGCTGCGCCGTGATAAGGGTAAATTGTTACGCCAGGGAATGGTGGTGGTTCAGTTTACCGGAGCGATTGTGGCGGCGGTAGTTATGACTTTCATTTATCGACAAGTGCAGTATATGCAGAATCAGGAACTGGGTTTTCAGTCCGAGCAGGTGATGGTCATCAAAGCGAATGCTCAAGACACTTACCAAAAGATTCAGGCGCTACGAGGCAGGTTGTTACAGAATCCGCAAGTAAAAGCAATTACAGCTTCGGTGAGTATGCCCGGAAGCGGTCATCCCGATAACGGCCTGCGTATTGGTGGTATAGAAAAAAGCCATTCTGAGAATATTTTCTTCACCGATGCTTACTATACTCAAGCCCTTAATCTGGAAGTGATAGAAGGAAGATTTCTGTCACCAGCAGATACTGCCCCGCAATCCTTCGTAGTGAATGAAGCTTTTGTAAAGGAGTTTGACATAGAGAATCCGGTCGGCCACCCGATGAACTTCAGTTGGATAAAAGAAGCCGGACAGATTGTGGGGGTAGTAAAGGACTTTCACTACAGTGGCTTAGGGCAGCGTATTAAACCACTAGTGTTTTCGGGTGCTATTCATAAAATGCGAAGTGGCTGGGTGAACCATGTGGCGGTTCGCCTATCAACTTCTGATCTGAGAAGTACGATTGCTGATGTGGAAAAATTCTGGAAACAGATTGAACCCGCGCACCCTATCCGTTACTCATTTCTGGATGATGACTTCGCTCAACTGTACGCTGATCAAGAGCGATTAGGTCAAACCATACTGTGGGCTACCTTACTTACATTATTTGTAGCGTTGCTAGGCTTGTTCGGATTAGCGGCCTACATGGCGGAGCAGCGTACCAAAGAGGTGGGCGTTCGCAAAGTGCTGGGGGCGACTGTGACTCAAATTGTTACCTTACTCAGTACGGACTTTCTGAAGGTGGTGCTGATTGCTGGGCTGGTGGCTGTACCAATAGCATTCTGGTTAGCGCAACAGTGGCTCAGTGATTTTGCTTATCGCACTCCCGTATCGGTTCTTCCGTTTGTGCTGGCTATTGTGGGAGCATTAGTCACGGCGATTGTTACCGTCGGTAGCCGGGCTATCCGAGCGGCTCAGGCTAACCCTGCCGAGAGTTTGAGAAGTGAGTAGTAGCCTTTGCTATAATAATCTGAAAGGTCAGTTAGTACCTGTCTCAGTCATGAGGTAGGTTGGTATAGATGAGAGAACCCTCTTCTATACTTTGAAGAAATGCCTCTACCTCGTCAGGGTTATCTTTGCTAAAATTAATTTGGCTACCGTCGCAACGATAAAAATATCCGTACAGTCCTCCGCTTCCCATCGCCATACGAACAAAAATCACGTAATCGTTTTGGTAGGTGCCTTGGTAAATTCTTCCTGTAAAGTTTCCCTGGTGAACTTGGCTCTGTTTGTCTTCTTCAGCTCTTTCAACAATTTCTTGCAACCAGGTTAGTTCAGTGGTATTGCAGATTGTTTCTGCCTTATTAATGGCGACCGAAAGAGCAGACTCTGGTTCAACCAGTTGAGTATCTTTTTCCTGACAACTAGTAAATATTAGTAGCAGAGGCAGTCCAAATGCCGAAAATCTCATCATAGTGTTTTTGTAAAATGCGCTTACTACTGAGACAAGAAAAATTACTTAAAGGTTGAAATCATCAACAAGGAATTTATGATACCAGCAGATTGGCTCGTAGTGATTTTATAGTCAAGTAATGACCCCAATTTTATCTAAGGAACGATAACATAATAAAGGTATCAGTTTGCACTTGCTCTTTTGGGGCGATACGGCGTTACGAAAAGCCTCATATAGCTAGGCTATCACTAGGCGTGCCCGCTCAGTTTTCGTGTCCCGGCGGAGAACCGCTTGTCTTGCCCTAAAATCCCGGCGTTCAATGCGGACGGCTAGTCCTAGATACTTTATTACCTTATCGTTCCTAAGCCAACGCCTGCTTTGATTTTCGCCAAAGAATGAAGCATACCAAATCAGAAATTAAGATAATAGCGGCCCAGCCTAAGGCAGCGGTAAAAATCAGCTGATTATCAGGTTGAGCTACCGCAATAGCTACGTAAGCCCAAACAAATACCAGTGGGTACACCAAGTTGCGGGTGGCAAATAACACCATTATCGCTAAAGCCGCTCCCACCGAAGTCATAATTACTACCCAATTTGATTCGCTTACGCCAGGCACATCCCACCCGGTATATTTAGCCATTAGGCTAAAGTTTACAATTGTAGCTACCGAGATCCAACCCAGATAAATACTAAAGGGAATACGCATCAGTAGTCGTTGCTTTTCGGGTAGGCTATGGTCATTGGTCCAGAGAATAACCACTTGAATAAGGGTAACCAAGATAGTAACCATTAGTATAGAGCTTAAGGCGATTTGCTCTAA
This region of Tunicatimonas pelagia genomic DNA includes:
- a CDS encoding serine hydrolase domain-containing protein, with protein sequence MIRIVRWSESLYSSGAVYGHTTTYQSPLPPFAKGEYASPPFLKGARGIYSVVLQLLLIYRLSLRYIRYKHLTYFVGIIIILSSCSPPQPQENATETTPATSEMIFPDEDWQTATPESQGIDAEKLEESVQYLADHCFDDKVEELMIIRNGYVIYQGDSIDKVHNIWSCSKSFTSTALGLMIEDGLCQLDDKAATHEPLLTELYPEVTLRQFATMTSGYNAVGDTRWEGDSSADWSWTPYQPGEPNFAPGTAYAYWDEAMMMKGRTLTQILQSDLHEYLTQNLTEPIGMGKWSWGQEGELNGIPIRNGCTNVHVSARQLARVGHLFLNKGNWNGQQVVPEEWAMAAIQTQVPASIPVADTDRKSANGSGSYGYNWWTNGMTDEGRFMPDSPEGTAYMSGLNHNVCFVIPEWDMVYVRMGVDGNPPEGKHVIHNEFIKRLEQAFL
- a CDS encoding four-carbon acid sugar kinase family protein, coding for MPTTLQQLLQNVPPAPKESLLPEIRQKLSSMQQTIVVLDDDPTGTQTVYDVPVLTEWSTEVIEAEFRQATPLFFILTNSRSLPIRKANQLAATIGQNLNKAAQKAGRNFFVISRSDSTLRGHYPNEVNALLVGMQQTEAIRILIPAFLEGGRYTINDTHYVQEGNDLIPVGKTPFAQDKSFGFSASNLKDWIEEKTEGGVKAKDVVSLSLSDLRQKGAGYATETLNAAASNATCIVNAVHRFDLEIFALGLLNADVPVICRTAASIVPVLAGLAPKPLLTCDQLLPQGSANGGLIVVGSYVPKSTAQLEHLLEHASVQPIKLDVNQILEHSDPEDFAQQAAQQIDQLLTDQQDTVVYTSRDLVSGQDKEENLKIGQRVSSFLTNVIKQISIKPRYILAKGGITSSDTATKGLGVKKANVLGQILPGVPVWKLGEESKFPELTYIVFPGNVGEADSITKVINQLKTN
- a CDS encoding MFS transporter; this encodes MARRYWMVVGTFLLTLLLYIDRICISVAKEPIVQDLNLSDEQMGWVLSVFALGYALFQTPAGILADRLGPRRVLTAVVTFWSLFTALTGAAWNFTSMLVVRLLFGAGEAGAFPGISRAVFSWIPLQERGLVTGINFSGSRLGAAFALPFVAWLILTLGWRMSFVVLGAIGVVWAVVWYLIFRDDPTEHSGLSVTEQDFIRANRQQVDPAVAKEPLRAGSLIGSKNMWLAMGQYFCSNFTFFFCLTWLFPHLKEKYALETLEAGFYASAPLVLGALGNWFGGWWIDRIYRQGNWTLSRRLPAVVGFGLAAIGLVVSVYMQTPLTAIIFLSIAIFGADMTLSPSWSFAVDIGRQHAGAVSGTMNMAGNIGAFITALAFPYMQSWTGSEVPFFFVGAGLNVVAIFLWLFMQPDKQLEEY
- a CDS encoding ABC transporter permease, with product MLKNLLKVALRNIGKDRIYSLLNILGLTLGITCSLFLFLYLLNELSYDKFHTKKDRIYRVVTHFTETDNQFTWPSAQLPLAQELEEKYSQIEHAVRFIGAGRELFENPERDMRFYEEDFQYVDSTVFEVFDFPLLSGDPATALLKPNTAVLTQETAQKYFGSAEPIGQTLKNGDDIYEITGLVEDVPENSSIEFDALLSRATLPDEIGGWGGWGRPTYLLMKEGSSIQDGEEALASVNKERVVPIFENYGVTIDYWLQPLADIHLKSDFGEGETGAGDIAYIYIFGAVAFFILIIASINYMNLATARATRRAKEVGVRKTMGSFRGQLISQFLTESTLLTFIALAISLLLVAVLLSPFNNLAGTEIALSFLFQPQIIIGFILIALLVGIAGGSYPAFYLSKFNPALVLKGNATRGTGNAMLRKVLVVVQFAISIAMLICTWIVYDQLQYLRDKDLGFNQEQVLIVTMPDSTIRANYEVLQNRLRESAQVLEVSTSSSRPGTGYSKNLMLVEGNDGSVVDGGVGVNQYRAHYDYVETMGIDILQGRSFSREYTTDTAAVLVNESMVARMQWDDPIGKELSFMGDEDNPGPTYSVIGVFKDYHQESLYNSIEPLAVLFGDPNFFLNIKVAPNRVNETLAYIEDTWTEVNAGKPFSYEFLDEEFMSQYETDQKRGKIFTLFSAFTVIIACLGLLGLAAYTTEQRAKEIGIRKVIGATIPNIVGLIYKDFFILIALAMLVAFPLAYWFMSDWLQTFAYQTDIKWLTFVASALLTLIVTLGAISFHTLRAATANPVKSLRSE
- a CDS encoding ABC transporter permease, which gives rise to MIKNYLSIALRNFRKQKTFTLLNVGGLAIALTAATLALAFIQHELSYDQWLTNKENIYRVYREWDPGRGTLYTPHVLSETLREEFPEIVSAVPVTEGNDLLVSTEEKPEDGIYVETMALADSTFLKVLPFPLKYGNPENALENNHSMLISESLAKQFYGDENPVGKVLRFNDQDDYLITGVMAKFPGNTHFDVDLVGRDTTYFYKSWTGNNPATYVSLHPKTDVAQLEKKITAAINPRLKKELENMGSVWEKFPEWKLQPVSDAHLNATAQLSGPFAIESGGIRRVYIIGIVGLLVLIVASINYMNLTTAQATRRAREVGVRKVNGASRQQLIFQFLSEAVLQCLVALPIAIFLAELALPAFEQITNRDLSLGLAELSFIIPLLLGLVLLLGVLSGSYPAFFLAAYRPTEVLKGKWLRRDKGKLLRQGMVVVQFTGAIVAAVVMTFIYRQVQYMQNQELGFQSEQVMVIKANAQDTYQKIQALRGRLLQNPQVKAITASVSMPGSGHPDNGLRIGGIEKSHSENIFFTDAYYTQALNLEVIEGRFLSPADTAPQSFVVNEAFVKEFDIENPVGHPMNFSWIKEAGQIVGVVKDFHYSGLGQRIKPLVFSGAIHKMRSGWVNHVAVRLSTSDLRSTIADVEKFWKQIEPAHPIRYSFLDDDFAQLYADQERLGQTILWATLLTLFVALLGLFGLAAYMAEQRTKEVGVRKVLGATVTQIVTLLSTDFLKVVLIAGLVAVPIAFWLAQQWLSDFAYRTPVSVLPFVLAIVGALVTAIVTVGSRAIRAAQANPAESLRSE
- a CDS encoding tryptophan-rich sensory protein, whose product is MNKLISVPIIRWVAFGLFVFTLLMNYLSQGILFEGKTIGTVSDKYSTLITPAGYAFAIWGLIYLMVGAYIYYQTFQAEPEEPFYDRIAFPLILNFIANSGWLVIFQLEQIALSSILMVTILVTLIQVVILWTNDHSLPEKQRLLMRIPFSIYLGWISVATIVNFSLMAKYTGWDVPGVSESNWVVIMTSVGAALAIMVLFATRNLVYPLVFVWAYVAIAVAQPDNQLIFTAALGWAAIILISDLVCFILWRKSKQALA